From one Erythrobacter sp. HKB08 genomic stretch:
- the mutL gene encoding DNA mismatch repair endonuclease MutL, whose product MPQIRRLPENLVNRIAAGEVVERPAAALKELVENAIDAGATRIVVSLVDGGLTRLEVTDDGCGMSADEMSLALERHATSKLPDDAIEQVATLGFRGEALPSIASVSRFTLESRVRGTDEGWRRVVDHGAVVADEPCALPPGTRVTVEKVFDKIPARRKFLRTPRSEYAASLDVVRRLAMARPDIGFVLQHGERRVLDLQPGQTIETRVPATIARELADNGVSIDLERGEMRLTGLAGLPTYNRGVADHQYLFVNGRPVKDRLLTGAVRGAYADMLARDRHAVLALFLEVPPEEVDVNVHPAKTEVRFRDSAGVRGFIVSGLRQALSTGDRRSAQTPDSGAMSRWQREPAEPAPAFRSIFEGRDWSAPQSRVSEAPSPYNPQTGEVLAEPQGRAEVAEQPVAKYPLGVARGQVANTYVVAEAEDGLVIVDQHAAHERLVLERLRAAGAEDAIKRSQALLMPEVVEMDEADCDRIEGAIDKLSELGLVVERFGPDAMLVRAVPHALRKADPQALLRDIADDIAKHGEAILLGEKLDLVLATMACHGSVRAGRTLSVEEMNALLREMERTPRSGQCNHGRPTWVKLSMEDVEKLFGRH is encoded by the coding sequence ATGCCCCAAATACGCCGACTCCCGGAAAATCTCGTCAACCGTATCGCCGCCGGCGAGGTGGTCGAACGTCCGGCTGCCGCGCTCAAGGAATTGGTCGAAAATGCCATTGATGCCGGGGCTACCCGCATCGTCGTCTCGCTGGTCGATGGCGGGCTGACGCGGCTCGAAGTGACCGACGATGGGTGCGGGATGAGCGCAGACGAAATGTCGCTTGCGCTCGAACGTCATGCGACCTCCAAGCTGCCCGATGACGCGATCGAGCAGGTCGCGACGCTCGGTTTCCGGGGAGAGGCTCTCCCGTCGATTGCGAGCGTGTCGCGCTTTACGCTGGAAAGCCGCGTGCGCGGCACGGACGAAGGCTGGCGGCGGGTGGTCGATCACGGTGCGGTCGTCGCCGACGAGCCATGCGCGCTCCCGCCGGGCACGCGGGTTACGGTCGAGAAAGTGTTCGACAAGATTCCCGCGCGCCGCAAGTTCCTGCGCACGCCGCGCAGCGAATATGCTGCCTCGCTCGACGTGGTGCGCCGACTTGCAATGGCGCGGCCCGATATCGGCTTCGTACTCCAGCATGGCGAGCGGCGGGTGCTCGACCTGCAACCCGGCCAGACTATCGAGACGCGCGTGCCGGCGACCATCGCGCGTGAACTGGCCGACAACGGCGTGTCCATTGATCTCGAACGCGGCGAAATGCGGCTGACCGGGCTCGCGGGTCTGCCGACCTACAATCGCGGCGTGGCGGATCATCAGTATCTCTTCGTCAACGGGCGGCCGGTGAAGGACCGCTTGCTCACAGGTGCGGTGCGCGGTGCCTATGCCGACATGCTGGCGCGAGACCGCCATGCGGTGCTGGCGCTGTTTCTCGAAGTTCCGCCCGAAGAGGTCGACGTAAATGTCCATCCGGCGAAGACGGAGGTTCGTTTCCGCGACAGTGCGGGGGTGCGGGGCTTTATCGTTTCGGGCTTGCGGCAGGCTCTTTCGACCGGCGATCGCCGCAGTGCGCAGACGCCGGATAGCGGGGCAATGTCTCGCTGGCAGCGGGAGCCTGCAGAGCCGGCACCGGCCTTTCGCTCGATCTTTGAGGGCCGCGACTGGAGTGCGCCGCAGTCGCGCGTTTCCGAAGCGCCATCGCCCTACAATCCCCAGACCGGCGAGGTCCTGGCCGAACCGCAGGGCAGGGCGGAAGTCGCCGAGCAGCCGGTAGCGAAGTACCCGCTCGGCGTGGCGCGGGGGCAGGTCGCCAACACCTATGTCGTGGCCGAGGCCGAGGACGGGCTGGTCATCGTCGACCAGCACGCGGCGCACGAGCGGCTCGTCCTCGAGCGCCTGCGTGCGGCAGGGGCAGAGGATGCGATCAAGCGCAGCCAGGCCCTGCTCATGCCCGAAGTCGTCGAAATGGACGAAGCGGACTGCGACCGGATCGAAGGCGCGATCGACAAGCTTTCCGAACTCGGCCTCGTTGTGGAGCGCTTCGGGCCGGACGCGATGCTTGTCCGCGCCGTCCCCCATGCGCTGCGCAAGGCCGATCCGCAGGCGCTCCTGCGCGACATTGCAGACGATATTGCCAAGCATGGCGAGGCGATCCTTCTCGGCGAGAAGCTCGACCTTGTGCTTGCTACCATGGCTTGTCACGGCTCGGTTCGCGCCGGGCGGACGCTCTCGGTCGAGGAGATGAATGCCCTGCTGCGCGAAATGGAGCGAACGCCTCGTTCGGGCCAGTGCAACCATGGGCGGCCGACGTGGGTCAAACTCTCGATGGAAGACGTCGAGAAGCTGTTCGGGAGGCACTGA